In Brassica rapa cultivar Chiifu-401-42 chromosome A06, CAAS_Brap_v3.01, whole genome shotgun sequence, a single window of DNA contains:
- the LOC103873032 gene encoding probable pectin methylesterase CGR2 has protein sequence MARRQVGSTRRVGDGGSFPFAGALHSKSRSSPLLSICLVLVGACLLIGYAYSGPGIFKSIKEVSKVTGDYSCTAEVQRAVSVLKKAYGDGMRKVLHVGPETCSVVSTLLKEDETEAWGVEPYDIEDADSHCKSLVSKGLVRVADIKFPLPYRPKSFSLVIVSDALDYLSPKYLNKTVPELARVASDGVVLFAGLPGQQRAKVAELSKFGRPAKMRSASWWNRFFVQTSLEENEAPSKKFEQAVSKGSYKPACQVFHLKPLH, from the exons ATGGCGAGAAGGCAAGTAGGTTCAACACGGCGTGTAGGGGATGGTGGAAGCTTCCCTTTTGCTGGAGCTTTGCACTCCAAGTCTAGATCTTCTCCGCTACTATCTATTTGCCTTGTTCTTGTG GGGGCTTGCCTACTCATAGGTTACGCTTACAGTGGTCCAG GAATCTTTAAAAGTATCAAAGAAGTCAGCAAGGTTACAG GTGATTATTCTTGCACAGCAGAAGTCCAACGAGCCGTTTCTGTTCTGAAGAAGGCTTACGGAGATGGGATGCGCAAGGTCTTGCACGTGGGCCCTGAGACGTGCTCTGTGGTTTCCACTCTCTTGAAAGAAGATGAGACTGAAGCATGGGGTGTCGAACCCTATGACATCGAGGATGCTGATTCTCACTGCAAGAGTCTTGTCAGCAAAGGCCTTGTACGTGTCGCTGATATCAAGTTCCCTCTGCCTTACCGCCCAAAATCCTTCTCTCTTGTTATCGTCTCAGATGCTCTGGATTATCTCTCTCCCAAGTACCTGAACAAGACCGTTCCTGAACTCGCCAGGGTTGCTTCAGATGGTGTAGTTCTTTTTGCAG GTCTCCCTGGTCAGCAGAGAGCTAAAGTTGCTGAATTGTCCAAGTTCGGTCGTCCC GCTAAAATGCGTAGCGCATCGTGGTGGAACCGTTTCTTCGTCCAGACATCCTTAGAAGAAAACGAAGCACCAAGCAAGAAGTTTGAACAGGCTGTATCCAAAGGATCATACAAACCAGCCTGCCAAGTCTTCCACCTTAAGCCACTACATTAA
- the LOC103873029 gene encoding pentatricopeptide repeat-containing protein At3g49730 isoform X1, translating to MRRFSTILDLCLSKRRLLLPSSRIDLITKRFHISRHDSVESTEIVNGSGYERKQEDELVEKIYRILRNYHSRVPKLELALNESSIDLQPGLIVQVLDRCGDAGNLGYRFFLWASNQPSYRHSYQVCKSMVKILSKMRQFGAVWALLEEMKNQNPHLIEAELFVVLMRRFASANMAKKAVEVLDEMPKYGIEPDEFVFGSLVDALCKNGCVKDASTLLEDMRERFPPNLRCFTSLLYGWCREGKLIEAKNVLVQMKEAGLEPDIVVFTNLLSGYAHAGKMADAYDLMKDMRRRGFEPNANCYTVLIQALCKMEKRMDEAMRVFVEMERFGCEADIVTYTALISGFCKWGMIDKGYSVLADMRKKGVVPSQVTYMQIMVAHEKKEQFEECLELIEKMKERGCHPDLLIYNVVIRLACKLGEVKEAVRLWSEMEATNGLSPGADTFVIMINGFTSQGYLVEACDHFKEMVSRGIFSAPQYGTLKTLLNTLVRDDRVEMAKDVWSCISNKGSSCELNVAAWTIWIHALLARGHVKEACSYCLDMMEMDLMPQPDTYVKLMKGLNKLYNRTIAGEITEKVMKMASEREMSFKMYKRRGEEDLIEKAKPKGNKEGKKKGTDDRNKHKWGGERSRAKAF from the coding sequence atgcgTAGGTTCTCAACCATACTCGATCTTTGCCTCAGCAAACGCCGTCTTCTCTTACCATCTTCTCGAATCGATCTCATCACCAAAAGGTTTCACATTTCCAGACATGACTCCGTGGAGTCAACCGAGATAGTTAACGGGTCTGGATACGAGCGTAAGCAGGAAGATGAACTCGTGGAGAAGATATACAGAATATTACGAAACTACCATTCTAGGGTTCCGAAGTTGGAGCTTGCTCTCAACGAATCAAGTATCGATCTTCAACCCGGGCTAATCGTCCAAGTGCTGGATCGTTGCGGCGATGCTGGCAATCTAGGTTACAGATTCTTCCTCTGGGCATCGAACCAACCTAGCTATCGCCACAGCTACCAAGTCTGCAAATCGATGGTGAAGATTCTCAGTAAAATGCGTCAGTTCGGAGCTGTCTGGGCTTTGCTCGAAGAGATGAAGAACCAGAATCCTCACTTGATTGAGGCGGAGCTCTTCGTTGTACTGATGCGGAGGTTTGCTTCTGCTAACATGGCCAAGAAAGCGGTCGAGGTGCTCGACGAAATGCCAAAGTACGGGATCGAGCCTGACGAGTTTGTTTTCGGAAGCTTGGTAGACGCGTTGTGCAAGAACGGTTGTGTCAAGGATGCTTCGACGCTTTTGGAGGACATGAGAGAGAGGTTTCCTCCGAATCTACGGTGTTTCACTTCCTTGCTGTACGGTTGGTGTAGGGAAGGGAAGTTGATTGAAGCTAAGAATGTTTTGGTTCAGATGAAGGAAGCAGGCCTTGAGCCTGACATTGTTGTTTTCACTAACTTGCTTAGCGGCTATGCTCACGCTGGTAAAATGGCGGATGCGTATGATCTTATGAAGGATATGAGGAGGAGAGGGTTTGAGCCGAATGCGAATTGTTACACGGTTTTGATCCAGGCCTTGTGTAAGATGGAGAAGAGGATGGATGAGGCTATGAGGGTTTTTGTTGAGATGGAGAGGTTTGGTTGTGAGGCTGATATAGTGACTTACACCGCGTTGATTAGTGGGTTTTGTAAGTGGGGGATGATTGATAAGGGTTATAGTGTTTTAGCTGATATGAGGAAGAAAGGAGTTGTGCCGTCGCAGGTAACGTATATGCAGATAATGGTGGCTCATGAGAAGAAGGAACAGTTTGAAGAGTGTTTGGAGTTGATTGAGAAGATGAAGGAGAGAGGTTGTCATCCTGATCTTCTTATCTACAATGTAGTGATCAGATTGGCGTGTAAGTTAGGAGAAGTGAAAGAAGCTGTTAGGTTATGGAGTGAAATGGAAGCTACTAATGGTTTAAGCCCTGGAGCTGATACCTTTGTTATTATGATCAACGGGTTTACAAGCCAAGGTTATCTAGTTGAAGCATGCGATCACTTCAAGGAAATGGTAAGCCGAGGGATATTCTCTGCGCCTCAATATGGAACATTGAAGACACTGCTGAACACTCTTGTTAGAGATGATAGGGTGGAAATGGCGAAAGATGTTTGGAGTTGCATATCGAACAAAGGCTCTTCTTGTGAGCTGAATGTAGCAGCGTGGACAATATGGATCCATGCTTTGTTGGCGAGAGGTCACGTGAAGGAGGCGTGTTCGTATTGTCTGGATATGATGGAGATGGACTTGATGCCGCAGCCTGATACTTATGTGAAGCTTATGAAAGGATTGAATAAACTGTACAATAGGACGATCGCTGGAGAGATAACAGAGAAGGTGATGAAGATGGCgagtgagagagagatgagTTTTAAGATGTATAAGAGGAGAGGTGAGGAGGATTTGATTGAGAAAGCTAAACCTAAGGGGAATAAAGAAGGGAAGAAGAAAGGAACAGATGATCGTAATAAGCATAAGTGGGGAGGTGAACGAAGTAGAGCTAAAGCATTTTGA
- the LOC103873334 gene encoding uncharacterized protein LOC103873334: MTIQASKKIASVLIVVILFTITFSAQVSHSKMLDEGCVKNCIVNQCMKASKKATPVACDNPCKKICTKVGIKSYIVPPGGGCDPVKAFCRTFTWFCDN, translated from the coding sequence ATGACAATTCAAGCATCAAAGAAAATTGCTAGTGTATTGATTGTTGTAATCTTATTTACAATAACTTTTTCAGCACAAGTCTCTCATTCTAAAATGCTAGATGAAGGGTGTGTAAAAAACTGCATTGTGAATCAATGTATGAAAGCATCAAAGAAGGCGACTCCAGTAGCATGTGACAATCCATGCAAGAAAATATGTACTAAAGTGGGTATTAAGAGTTACATCGTTCCACCAGGTGGTGGTTGTGATCCAGTAAAAGCATTCTGCAGAACATTTACATGGTTCTGTGACAATTAA
- the LOC103873029 gene encoding pentatricopeptide repeat-containing protein At3g49730 isoform X2, translating to MRRFSTILDLCLSKRRLLLPSSRIDLITKRFHISRHDSVESTEIVNGSGYERKQEDELVEKIYRILRNYHSRVPKLELALNESSIDLQPGLIVQVLDRCGDAGNLGYRFFLWASNQPSYRHSYQVCKSMVKILSKMRQFGAVWALLEEMKNQNPHLIEAELFVVLMRRFASANMAKKAVEVLDEMPKYGIEPDEFVFGSLVDALCKNGCVKDASTLLEDMRERFPPNLRCFTSLLYGWCREGKLIEAKNVLVQMKEAGLEPDIVVFTNLLSGYAHAGKMADAYDLMKDMRRRGFEPNANCYTVLIQALCKMEKRMDEAMRVFVEMERFGCEADIVTYTALISGFCKWGMIDKGYSVLADMRKKGVVPSQVTYMQIMVAHEKKEQFEECLELIEKMKERGCHPDLLIYNVVIRLACKLGEVKEAVRLWSEMEATNGLSPGADTFVIMINGFTSQGYLVEACDHFKEMVSRGIFSAPQYGTLKTLLNTLVRDDRVEMAKDVWSCISNKGSSCELNVAAWTIWIHALLARGHVKEACSYCLDMMEMDLMPQPDTYVKLMKGLNKLYNRTIAGEITEKVMKMASEREMSFKMYKRRGEEDLIEKAKPKGNKEGKKKGTDDRNKHKWGEYRRSDRLLMLRTLSLARDHLRSKAQISSSPFSPPSTIRALSSPFSSKRHAPKATEEEAPAALKESVLLYPKDPSSTPKLFLVQPRLTPPKFLQAKLNEALCLANSLEEQRYGYFESDFFDKELPSHVVVQNPIARSSKPRVDTYFGRGTVDNIQCHLNAEDSKEEVDAVFINAILSAIQQRNLERIWGKPVLDRVGLIIEIFNAHAHTKEAKLQAELAALMYKKSRLVRVRGTDGRQTFGQFGEAEVVSARGRAASKGTGFVGGAGETELQLQRRRIADRRLRLLSQIKEAQRTRLLQRAARKRQSGLAGKSLATIAVVGYTNAGKSTLTSALTRTALYCNERLFATLDPTLKNAILPSGRKVLFSDTVGFISDLPIQLVEAFQSTLEEVVEADLLLHVVDSTAPNIEEHRSTVFHVLNQIGVPEEKLKNMIEVWNKIDYEEEEEEEEDMHYLDDGKGEGEEEEEEAELSEDSIVEETSEASSEATVDEDQIQNQEDDSDEWLLSEDENVSDSELWKVPEEAKVDAAQKSGPDVRVSALTGVGLKELMYLIDEKLSGEDEKRKSETIVERNDFQSRKWRPSFKDDEEFAAGQ from the exons atgcgTAGGTTCTCAACCATACTCGATCTTTGCCTCAGCAAACGCCGTCTTCTCTTACCATCTTCTCGAATCGATCTCATCACCAAAAGGTTTCACATTTCCAGACATGACTCCGTGGAGTCAACCGAGATAGTTAACGGGTCTGGATACGAGCGTAAGCAGGAAGATGAACTCGTGGAGAAGATATACAGAATATTACGAAACTACCATTCTAGGGTTCCGAAGTTGGAGCTTGCTCTCAACGAATCAAGTATCGATCTTCAACCCGGGCTAATCGTCCAAGTGCTGGATCGTTGCGGCGATGCTGGCAATCTAGGTTACAGATTCTTCCTCTGGGCATCGAACCAACCTAGCTATCGCCACAGCTACCAAGTCTGCAAATCGATGGTGAAGATTCTCAGTAAAATGCGTCAGTTCGGAGCTGTCTGGGCTTTGCTCGAAGAGATGAAGAACCAGAATCCTCACTTGATTGAGGCGGAGCTCTTCGTTGTACTGATGCGGAGGTTTGCTTCTGCTAACATGGCCAAGAAAGCGGTCGAGGTGCTCGACGAAATGCCAAAGTACGGGATCGAGCCTGACGAGTTTGTTTTCGGAAGCTTGGTAGACGCGTTGTGCAAGAACGGTTGTGTCAAGGATGCTTCGACGCTTTTGGAGGACATGAGAGAGAGGTTTCCTCCGAATCTACGGTGTTTCACTTCCTTGCTGTACGGTTGGTGTAGGGAAGGGAAGTTGATTGAAGCTAAGAATGTTTTGGTTCAGATGAAGGAAGCAGGCCTTGAGCCTGACATTGTTGTTTTCACTAACTTGCTTAGCGGCTATGCTCACGCTGGTAAAATGGCGGATGCGTATGATCTTATGAAGGATATGAGGAGGAGAGGGTTTGAGCCGAATGCGAATTGTTACACGGTTTTGATCCAGGCCTTGTGTAAGATGGAGAAGAGGATGGATGAGGCTATGAGGGTTTTTGTTGAGATGGAGAGGTTTGGTTGTGAGGCTGATATAGTGACTTACACCGCGTTGATTAGTGGGTTTTGTAAGTGGGGGATGATTGATAAGGGTTATAGTGTTTTAGCTGATATGAGGAAGAAAGGAGTTGTGCCGTCGCAGGTAACGTATATGCAGATAATGGTGGCTCATGAGAAGAAGGAACAGTTTGAAGAGTGTTTGGAGTTGATTGAGAAGATGAAGGAGAGAGGTTGTCATCCTGATCTTCTTATCTACAATGTAGTGATCAGATTGGCGTGTAAGTTAGGAGAAGTGAAAGAAGCTGTTAGGTTATGGAGTGAAATGGAAGCTACTAATGGTTTAAGCCCTGGAGCTGATACCTTTGTTATTATGATCAACGGGTTTACAAGCCAAGGTTATCTAGTTGAAGCATGCGATCACTTCAAGGAAATGGTAAGCCGAGGGATATTCTCTGCGCCTCAATATGGAACATTGAAGACACTGCTGAACACTCTTGTTAGAGATGATAGGGTGGAAATGGCGAAAGATGTTTGGAGTTGCATATCGAACAAAGGCTCTTCTTGTGAGCTGAATGTAGCAGCGTGGACAATATGGATCCATGCTTTGTTGGCGAGAGGTCACGTGAAGGAGGCGTGTTCGTATTGTCTGGATATGATGGAGATGGACTTGATGCCGCAGCCTGATACTTATGTGAAGCTTATGAAAGGATTGAATAAACTGTACAATAGGACGATCGCTGGAGAGATAACAGAGAAGGTGATGAAGATGGCgagtgagagagagatgagTTTTAAGATGTATAAGAGGAGAGGTGAGGAGGATTTGATTGAGAAAGCTAAACCTAAGGGGAATAAAGAAGGGAAGAAGAAAGGAACAGATGATCGTAATAAGCATAAGTGGGGAG AGTATCGTCGTTCGGATCGTCTCTTGATGTTGAGGACACTGTCTCTCGCTCGGGACCATCTCAGATCCAAAGCGCAAATATCGTCTTCTCCATTTTCACCTCCTTCTACCATTCGTGCCCTCTCTTCTCCATTTTCTTCGAAGCGACATGCGCCTAAGGCTACCGAAGAAGAAGCACCGGCGGCTCTAAAAGAATCCGTTTTGCTGTACCCGAAAGACCCGTCGAGCACACCCAAGCTCTTCCTTGTCCAGCCTCGTCTAACTCCGCCTAAGTTTCTTCAGGCCAAGCTTAACGAAGCGCTCTGCCTCGCGAATTCGCTTGAAGAACAGAGATATGGCTACTTCGAATCTGATTTCTTCGACAAGGAACTGCCTTCTCACGTTGTTGTCCAAAACCCTATTGCCAGGTCGTCTAAACCTCGCGTAG ATACTTATTTCGGGCGTGGGACTGTAGACAACATCCAATGCCATCTTAATGCTGAAGATTCCAAG GAAGAAGTTGATGCCGTTTTCATTAACGCCATTTTGTCAGCAATTCAGCAACGGAACTTGGAG AGAATATGGGGAAAACCAGTACTAGATCGTGTAGGCCTTATTATAGAAATATTCAACGCTCATGCGCATACCAAGGAAGCAAAACTCCAG GCTGAGTTAGCAGCTCTGATGTACAAAAAGAGCAGGCTGGTTCGAGTTCGTGGCACTGATGGACGTCAGACTTTTGGGCAGTTTGGAGAAGCTGAAGTTGTTAGTGCACGAGG GAGAGCGGCAAGTAAGGGAACTGGTTTCGTCGGTGGTGCAGGAGAAACTGAGCTTCAGCTCCAACGCCGAAG AATAGCAGACCGGAGGCTTCGCTTGTTATCCCAAATTAAAGAAGCCCAACGAACACGGCTATTGCAACGTGCTGCACGTAAGAGACAAAGTGGTTTAGCGGGTAAAAGTTTAGCCACCATTGCTGTCGTTGGCTACACAAATGCT GGAAAATCAACATTGACAAGTGCTTTAACAAGGACTGCTCTCTACTGCAATGAGCG ATTGTTTGCCACTTTAGATCCGACACTCAAGAATGCCATCCTTCCTTCTGG AAGGAAAGTGCTTTTTAGTGACACTGTTGGATTCATATCGGATTTGCCTATACAG TTGGTGGAAGCATTTCAGTCGACTCTGGAAGAAGTTGTAGAAGCTGATCTACTTCTG CATGTAGTTGATTCAACAGCTCCAAATATCGAGGAGCATCGTTCAACGGTGTTTCATGTCCTTAATCAAATTGGAGTACCAGAAGAGAAGCTTAAGAATATGATTGAAGTCTGGAATAAA ATTgattatgaagaagaagaagaggaagaggaagacatGCATTATCTAGATGATGGTaagggagaaggagaagaagaagaagaagaagctgagttAAGCGAAGATTCAATAGTTGAAGAAACTTCGGAAGCATCTTCTGAAGCAACTGTCGATGAAGACCAAATCCAAAACCAAGAAGATGACTCTGATGAGTGGCTACTGTCTGAAGATGAAAATGTCAGCGACTCTGAGTTATGGAAAGTTCCGGAAGAGGCTAAAGTAGATGCTGCACAGAAGAGTGGACCTGATGTCAGAGTTTCTGCATTGACAGGAGTCGGGCTGAAGGAGTTGATGTAtctcattgatgaaaaattgaGTGGTGAAGATGAGAAGCGTAAGTCAGAGACAATAGTCGAAAGGAACGATTTTCAGAGCCGTAAATGGAGACCATCTTTTAAAGATGACGAAGAGTTTGCCGCTGGACAATAG
- the LOC103873027 gene encoding lysM domain-containing GPI-anchored protein 1, translated as MRNPENHILFLILASSLLFFTATSKSTIEPCSSNDTCNSLLGYTLYTDLKVSEVASLFQVDPISVLLANAIDISYPDVENHILPSKLFLKIPLTCSCVDGIRKSLSTRYKTRPSDTLGSIADSVYGGLVSAEQIQEANSVSDPSVLDVGTSLVVPLPCACFNGTDNSLPAVYLSYVVRGVDTLAGIARRYSTTVTDLMNVNAMGAPDVSSGDILAVPLSACASNFPKYASDFGLIVPNGSYALAAGHCVQCSCALGSRSLYCEPASLAVSCSSMQCRGSNLMLGNITVQQSSAGCNVTSCDYNGFDNGTILTMLSRSLQPRCPGPQQFAPLLAPPDTLPKDIMYAPAPSPDFDGPGSVASSPRSSIIPPGGGSFPGNPANGPAGSISMATASSVSHFFVIFLISISSFSFVFSS; from the exons ATGAGAAACCCAGAAAATCACATCTTGTTTCTGATACTAGCTTCGAGCTTACTCTTCTTCACAGCAACATCTAAATCAACAATCGAGCCATGCTCAAGCAACGACACGTGCAACTCCTTACTCGGCTACACACTCTACACCGACCTCAAGGTCTCGGAAGTCGCCTCCCTCTTCCAAGTAGACCCAATCTCAGTCCTCCTCGCAAACGCCATCGACATCTCTTACCCCGACGTCGAGAACCACATCCTCCCTTCAAAGCTCTTCCTCAAGATCCCACTCACCTGCTCCTGCGTCGACGGCATCAGAAAATCCCTCTCCACCCGTTACAAAACCCGACCTTCCGACACGCTGGGGTCCATCGCAGACTCTGTCTACGGCGGTCTTGTCTCCGCAGAGCAGATCCAGGAGGCTAACTCGGTTAGCGACCCGTCGGTGCTCGATGTCGGGACGAGTCTCGTCGTCCCTCTCCCCTGCGCTTGCTTCAACGGGACTGATAACTCTCTGCCGGCGGTTTATCTGTCGTACGTCGTGAGGGGTGTTGATACCTTGGCGGGAATCGCTAGGAGGTATTCGACTACTGTTACGGATTTGATGAATGTGAATGCCATGGGAGCTCCTGATGTTAGCTCCGGTGACATCCTCGCTGTTCCTTTGTCAG CTTGTGCTTCCAACTTTCCCAAGTATGCTTCGGATTTTGGATTGATTGTTCCAAATGGTAGTTACGCTCTAGCTGCAGGTCATTGCGTGCAATGCAGCTGTGCACTTGGGAGCCGCAG TTTGTATTGTGAGCCTGCTTCTTTAGCAGTCTCTTGCTCGAGTATGCAGTGTAGGGGCAGCAATCTCATGCTCGGTAACATCACGGTGCAGCAGAGTAGCGCTGGCTGTAATGTTACAAGCTGTGATTACAATGGTTTCGATAACGGCACTATCTTGACCAT GCTATCTAGGTCTCTTCAACCACGATGTCCTG GACCGCAACAATTTGCGCCGCTTCTAGCTCCACCGGATACTCTTCCTAAGGATATAATGTATGCACCAGCGCCTTCACCGGATTTTGATGGACCAGGATCCGTAGCATCGTCGCCAAGATCATCTATAATTCCTCCGGGCGGTGGTTCCTTCCCAGGTAACCCCGCTAATGGTCCAGCTGGAAGCATCTCAATGGCCACTGCCTCCTCTGTTAGCCACTTCTTTGTCATATTTCTCATCTCCATTTCTTCgttctcttttgttttctcttcttgA